The following coding sequences lie in one Calditrichota bacterium genomic window:
- a CDS encoding carboxymuconolactone decarboxylase family protein, producing the protein MKDKGTPHNRDTKSKVRTFQSERLRLNDLVMKYAGLETKRFWSLDGQVYRDGALPGRVKELLGLVASLVLRCDDCVRYHLGQCKEMGWEDAEIEEALCVGLIVGGSIVIPHLRRAFEYWEELGKG; encoded by the coding sequence CACAACCGAGATACAAAGTCCAAAGTCCGGACTTTCCAATCGGAACGATTGCGCCTCAACGACCTGGTGATGAAATATGCCGGGCTGGAAACGAAGCGTTTCTGGAGCCTCGATGGGCAGGTCTATCGCGACGGCGCCCTGCCGGGTCGGGTAAAGGAACTTTTGGGACTGGTCGCATCGCTGGTCCTAAGGTGCGATGACTGCGTCAGATATCACCTTGGGCAATGTAAGGAAATGGGTTGGGAAGACGCTGAAATCGAGGAAGCGCTCTGCGTGGGGCTCATCGTGGGCGGGTCGATTGTGATCCCGCACTTGCGGAGGGCGTTCGAGTATTGGGAGGAACTTGGGAAGGGGTGA